A single genomic interval of Camelina sativa cultivar DH55 chromosome 11, Cs, whole genome shotgun sequence harbors:
- the LOC104723281 gene encoding uncharacterized protein LOC104723281, with the protein MHEYRLCDDDLSQKSLNCKGPFVICRVTKKNELKTNSKSLKNKSEQDIGSGYSSLATSPCRDEASQFQSFKPSATTNDSSSIWVSPDFILDSSKDYLKIQEVASEYFPNYNIPVNTANSHVEFPASSSYFNVDNYIDQQTWTNYEYDQTASFDYSNHF; encoded by the exons ATGCATGAATATCGTTTATGCGATGATGATCTTTCACAAAAATCACTAAATTGCAAG GGACCTTTTGTGATATGTCGCGTAACTAAGAAGAATGAACTCAAGACCAAttcaaaaagtttgaaaaataaaagcgAACAAGATATTGGTTCGGGTTACTCTAGCCTTGCAACTTCTCCTTGTCGCGATGAAGCGTCACAGTTCCAATCGTTCAAGCCTTCTGCTACTACAAACGACTCTTCTAGCATTTGGGTTTCTCCTGATTTCATCCTTGATTCGTCTAAG GATTATCTTAAGATTCAGGAGGTTGCTTCCGAGTACTTTCCCAACTACAATATTCCGGTCAACACGGCAAACAGCCACGTGGAATTTCCGGCGAGCTCTTCTTATTTTAATGTGGACAATTACATTGATCAGCAAACATGGACAAATTATGAATATGACCAAACCGCTTCATTTGATTACTCAAACCATTTTTAG